Proteins from one Chitinophaga oryzae genomic window:
- a CDS encoding FecR domain-containing protein, whose product MLPENIWEIVARKLSGEASEAEEQELQDLMDQHPALRETILAAEALQLTPQVEHAAAAMGLDGWQQLQQEIGEAPAPARSNIRRLLIRTGWAAAILVMGILSYNWWLGHTWQTLATTGSKDSLLLPDGSRVFLNANTTLRYARNYGNGSRELILDSGEAYFEVAPQQNSPFTVHAAAVDIKVLGTAFNVHRSANGQVDIFVTSGSVKAENKSGKSMVLIAGAQVTSSDKTPDIRPVSTSTENVLAWKTNRLVFNRMPLSEVAVVLANYYQLDVVVTDSVVSHKVLQATFNNKPLDEVLDVIGKALNVNITKKQKTLEFHQ is encoded by the coding sequence ATGTTGCCTGAGAATATTTGGGAAATAGTAGCCCGGAAACTGTCCGGAGAAGCCTCCGAAGCGGAAGAACAGGAGTTGCAGGACCTTATGGACCAGCACCCCGCGCTGCGGGAAACCATACTGGCTGCCGAAGCGCTGCAGCTCACCCCACAGGTGGAACATGCAGCAGCAGCCATGGGTTTGGATGGCTGGCAACAGCTGCAACAGGAGATCGGCGAAGCGCCCGCCCCTGCCCGCTCCAACATCCGTCGTTTGTTAATCCGTACCGGATGGGCTGCCGCCATCCTGGTGATGGGAATATTATCCTATAACTGGTGGCTGGGCCATACCTGGCAAACGCTGGCCACCACCGGCAGCAAAGACAGCCTGCTACTGCCGGATGGCTCGCGGGTATTCCTGAATGCCAATACCACGCTGCGTTATGCCCGCAACTATGGAAACGGCAGCCGGGAACTGATACTGGACAGCGGCGAAGCCTATTTTGAGGTAGCCCCGCAACAGAACAGTCCTTTTACCGTACATGCCGCCGCCGTAGATATTAAAGTGCTGGGAACCGCCTTTAACGTGCATCGCTCTGCTAACGGCCAGGTAGATATTTTCGTGACCAGCGGCAGCGTTAAAGCGGAGAACAAAAGCGGTAAAAGCATGGTGCTGATCGCCGGCGCACAGGTCACCTCGTCGGATAAAACACCGGACATCAGACCGGTATCCACTTCCACCGAAAACGTACTGGCCTGGAAAACAAACCGCCTCGTGTTCAACCGCATGCCGCTCAGCGAGGTCGCCGTAGTACTGGCCAATTATTATCAGCTCGATGTGGTGGTGACAGACAGCGTAGTGTCACACAAAGTATTACAAGCTACTTTTAACAATAAACCACTCGACGAAGTATTGGATGTCATCGGGAAAGCATTAAATGTCAATATTACCAAAAAGCAAAAAACACTTGAATTCCATCAGTAA